In Nymphaea colorata isolate Beijing-Zhang1983 chromosome 5, ASM883128v2, whole genome shotgun sequence, one genomic interval encodes:
- the LOC116253852 gene encoding putative respiratory burst oxidase homolog protein H: MASGQGLRPGNGDPAEAHSRRILLESSIVLEELQRPGEATHHAGGSFARLGPRATSATPSLPSRIIKRLASGLQREESAKKPWKRMERTATTAERGLRSLRFLQMVSEGKEGEEWKAVEKRFYQCAANGRLSRENFGRCIGMDDSKDFAAQLFDALARRRNISAAEGITKDELRQFWEEMAEQNFDSRLQIFFDMCDKNGDGKLSEEEVREVIDLSASTNKLAKLKGNAATYASLIMEELDPDHHGYIEMWQLEMLLQGMVESEGNAKLTKHSEMLAKSMIRERYRNPVTKFLGLASDFVQENWKRIWVILLWLSLNAILIAWKIFQYRRRAAFQIMGYCVCVAKAAAETLKLNMALILFPVCRNSITWLRSTILNSIIPFDDNINFHKVLAVAIAIGSTVHTAAHVTCDFPRLINCPPQRFMRYLGPSFNYKQPTYPELLASIPGVTGVLMVCFMAFSFTLATHSFRRNVIKLSWPFHHLAGFNAFWYAHHLLVLVYILLVLHSIFLFLTKEWYKKTTWMYLAIPLFIYGTEKLIRAFRERQFHVSIIKAAIYPGNVLSLQMSKPPGFKYKSGMYIFIKCPDVSPFEWHPFSITSAPGDDYLSVHIRTSGDWTTALKKLFSKVCEAPNTTKGLARLETTIIAEGELIRSREVPRLFIDGPYGSPAQNYKKYDILLLIGLGIGATPFISILKDLLNDIKTKEAIHESQGGCEMADISSGRSRGMGRAYFYWVTREQGSFEWFKGVMNDVAEIDHDNVIEMHNYLSSVYEEGDARSALIRRVQSLQHARNGVDIVSGSKIRTHFARPNWRKVFVQIAANHKTSKIGVFYCGNPTLTRTLRKLCQEFSHSTTTRFHFHKENF, encoded by the exons ATGGCCTCAGGGCAGGGGCTGCGTCCAGGCAATGGCGACCCTGCTGAGGCCCATTCACGACGGATACTCCTCGAGAGCTCCATCGTTCTGGAGGAATTGCAGAGGCCCGGGGAGGCAACGCACCATGCCGGCGGCTCGTTCGCTCGCTTGGGGCCTCGCGCCACTTCTGCCACGCCATCTTTGCCGTCAAGGATCATTAAGAGGCTCGCCTCGGGGCTACAGCGGGAGGAGAGTGCGAAAAAGCCGTGGAAGAGGATGGAGAGGACGGCGACGACTGCCGAACGCGGGCTCCGGAGCTTAAGGTTCCTCCAAATGGTGTCggaggggaaggaaggagaagagtGGAAGGCTGTTGAGAAGCGGTTCTACCAGTGCGCTGCGAATGGAAGGCTATCCAGAGAGAACTTTGGACGCTGCATAG GTATGGACGATTCGAAGGATTTTGCAGCACAGCTCTTTGATGCACTGGCAAGACGGAGGAACATCAGTGCCGCAGAAGGAATCACAAAAGATGAACTTAGGCAGTTTTGGGAAGAAATGGCAGAACAAAACTTTGATTCTCGGCTTCAGATATTCTTTGACAT GTGTGACAAAAATGGGGATGGCAAGCTTTCAGAAGAAGAAGTTAGGGAG GTTATTGATTTGAGTGCCTCCACCAACAAGCTTGCAAAGCTCAAAGGAAACGCTGCAACGTATGCATCACTGATCATGGAGGAGCTAGACCCCGACCACCACGGCTACATAGAG ATGTGGCAACTGGAAATGTTATTGCAAGGAATGGTAGAATCAGAAGGAAATGCAAAACTCACCAAGCACAGCGAGATGCTGGCAAAGTCCATGATACGAGAGAGATACAGAAACCCAGTGACGAAATTTCTAGGACTTGCTAGTGATTTTGTACAAGAAAATTGGAAACGGATATGGGTCATCCTTCTCTGGCTCTCCTTGAACGCGATACTGATAGCATGGAAGATTTTCCAGTACAGAAGAAGAGCTGCATTCCAAATCATGGGTTATTGTGTCTGCGTAGCTAAGGCTGCAGCGGAGACCCTCAAGTTGAACATGGCACTGATACTGTTTCCTGTATGTAGAAACAGCATCACATGGCTCAGATCAACTATCCTCAACTCAATAATTCCCTTTGATGacaatataaattttcataag GTCTTGGCAGTGGCAATTGCAATTGGAAGCACTGTCCATACTGCTGCTCATGTAACATGTGACTTTCCTAGACTTATCAATTGTCCACCACAAAGATTCATGAGATATCTAGGACCTAGTTTCAATTATAAACAACCCACATACCCAGAACTCTTAGCCAGTATTCCCGGTGTTACCGGCGTCCTAATGGTTTGCTTTATGGCTTTCTCCTTCACATTGGCAACACATAGTTTCAGAAGAAATGTCATCAAGTTATCATGGCCGTTCCACCACTTAGCTGGATTCAATGCCTTCTGGTACGCCCATCACCTACTGGTCCTTGTCTACATTCTACTTGTCCTCCATTCCATCTTCCTTTTCCTAACAAAGGAATGGTACAAAAAAACA ACATGGATGTATTTGGCAATTCCACTCTTTATTTATGGCACAGAGAAACTAATTAGAGCGTTTAGAGAAAGGCAGTTCCATGTCAGCATAATTAAG GCTGCAATCTATCCAGGAAATGTTCTCTCACTACAGATGAGCAAGCCTCCAGGTTTCAAGTACAAGAGTGGCATGTATATCTTCATCAAATGTCCTGATGTCTCACCCTTCGAATG GCACCCCTTCTCTATCACTTCTGCGCCAGGGGATGACTACTTGAGTGTCCATATTCGCACATCGGGGGATTGGACCACTGCACTAAAAAAGCTTTTCTCTAAG GTGTGTGAAGCACCAAATACCACAAAAGGTCTGGCTAGACTTGAGACAACTATAATTGCTGAAGGTGAATTAATACGGTCTAG AGAAGTCCCAAGGTTGTTCATAGATGGACCTTATGGTTCTCCTGCTCAGAACTACAAAAAGTATGACATTTTGTTGCTTATTGGACTTGGTATTGGAGCAACTCCATTCATCAGCATTCTCAAGGATCTCCTCAATGATATCAAGACAAAAGAAGCCATTCAT GAAAGTCAAGGAGGGTGTGAGATGGCGGATATATCCAGCGGAAGGTCAAGAGGAATGGGAAGGGCATATTTCTACTGGGTTACAAGAGAGCAAGGATCCTTTGAATGGTTCAAAGGAGTCATGAATGATGTTGCCGAGATTGACCACGAC AATGTCATAGAAATGCACAACTATTTATCCAGTGTGTATGAAGAAGGGGATGCTCGGTCAGCGCTCATCAGAAGGGTTCAGTCTCTGCAACATGCAAGAAATGGGGTTGACATTGTATCGGGAAGCAAG ATCAGAACACATTTTGCAAGGCCGAACTGGAGAAAAGTGTTCGTTCAAATAGCCGCTAACCACAAAACATCTAAAATAG GTGTTTTCTACTGTGGGAACCCAACACTGACAAGGACATTGAGGAAGCTGTGCCAAGAGTTCAGTCACAGCACCACCACTCGCTTCCACTTTCACAAGGAGAACTTCTAG